A genome region from Streptomyces sp. S4.7 includes the following:
- a CDS encoding helix-hairpin-helix domain-containing protein — MASTHDEPDLTELVNVGRSVARYFEGVGVTRIAQLVGEDPVELYERMSAAAGQRLDPCLLDTVMSAVDQAEGKPARPWWHYTPERRRLRSERQAPL, encoded by the coding sequence ATGGCCTCCACACACGATGAGCCGGACCTCACCGAGCTGGTCAACGTCGGCCGTTCCGTGGCCCGTTACTTCGAGGGCGTCGGTGTCACCAGGATCGCTCAGCTGGTGGGGGAGGACCCGGTCGAACTGTACGAGCGGATGTCGGCCGCCGCCGGGCAGCGGCTCGACCCCTGCCTCCTCGACACCGTCATGTCCGCCGTGGACCAGGCCGAAGGAAAGCCGGCCCGCCCTTGGTGGCACTACACGCCCGAACGCAGACGTCTCCGGTCCGAGCGACAGGCGCCGCTGTAA
- the rpe gene encoding ribulose-phosphate 3-epimerase, with the protein MAQINPSILSADFARLAEEAKAAEGADWLHVDVMDNHFVPNLTLGVPVVEALARATETPLDCHLMIEEPDRWAPQYVEAGAGSVTFHAEAAAAPVRLAREIRAKGARASMALKPATPVEPYEDLLPELDMLLIMTVEPGFGGQAFLDIMLPKIRRTRELISKHGLELWLQVDGGVSAATIERCAEAGADVFVAGSAVYGTDDPAAAVRMLRHQADEATASAGWSCAH; encoded by the coding sequence ATGGCTCAGATCAACCCCAGCATCCTGTCCGCCGATTTCGCACGTCTGGCCGAGGAGGCGAAAGCGGCCGAAGGCGCCGACTGGCTCCACGTCGATGTCATGGACAACCACTTCGTGCCCAATCTGACTCTCGGTGTGCCGGTCGTCGAAGCGCTCGCCCGCGCGACGGAGACGCCGCTGGACTGCCATCTGATGATCGAGGAACCCGATCGCTGGGCTCCGCAGTACGTCGAGGCCGGAGCCGGTTCGGTCACCTTCCACGCGGAGGCCGCGGCGGCCCCCGTACGGCTGGCACGCGAGATCCGCGCCAAGGGCGCGCGCGCCTCGATGGCGCTGAAGCCCGCGACGCCCGTCGAGCCGTACGAGGACCTGCTGCCAGAGCTGGACATGCTGCTGATCATGACGGTGGAGCCGGGCTTCGGCGGTCAGGCGTTCCTGGACATCATGCTGCCCAAGATCCGCCGTACCCGTGAGCTGATCTCCAAGCACGGGCTCGAACTGTGGCTCCAGGTCGACGGCGGTGTCTCGGCCGCCACCATCGAACGGTGTGCCGAGGCGGGGGCGGACGTCTTCGTCGCCGGTTCGGCGGTGTACGGCACGGACGACCCGGCTGCTGCCGTACGGATGCTGCGCCACCAGGCCGACGAGGCGACCGCCTCCGCCGGCTGGTCCTGCGCCCACTGA